CGCCGGATCGGTGAAGTCCGGGTTGTGGTCCGGGCCTTCCGCCGTCACGTCGCCTTGCGTCGCCACGTCGTTCAACAGCGCCTGGAGTAGCTCCTCCTTGCCCGCGAAGTGGTTGTAGAACGAGCCGGCCGCGCGATTGGCGGCCGTCGTGATGTCGGCGATCTTGGTGTTCAGGTAGCCGCGCTCGGCGAACAGCCGCAATGCGGCAGCCTTCAGCGCGTGTTCGGTTTCGGCCGACTTCTCTTTGCGACTCATCGACACCCGCACCCACCTCCTCTTGACAGGCAACCTACCAACTCCAATACTGAATTCGCATTCATTGAATCTCAATTCATCTTTGGAGGAATCGTGCCCGACCAGGTGCTCATCGCAGGCAGCGGCCCGACCGGACTCACCCTCGCCATAGATTTGGCCCGGCGCGACATCCCGGTACGGATCGTCGACCAGGCCGCCGAGTTCTTCGCCGGTTCGCGCGGCGACGGCATCCAGCCGCGCACGCTCGAGGTATTCGACGACCTCGGTGTGCTCGACGCGGTGCTCGCGGCCGGACGGTCGGCACCGATCATGCGGGTCCATCTCGGCGGCGAATTCATCGGCGAGCGGATCATGCGCGAGCCGGTCGACCCGACACCGGCCGTCCCCTACCCCAACGCCTGGATGCTCGGCCAGTCCAGGACCGAGGCGATCCTGCGCGATCGGCTCGCCGAACTGGGCGTACAGGTCGAACTCGGCACCGCGCTGGACATTTTCACCCAGGACGCGACCGGCGTCACCGCGACCCTGCACCGCGACGGCGTCGCGGAGACCGTGCGCGCGGCCTACCTGGTCGGCGCCGACGGCGGTCGCAGCACCGTACGCAAGACGCTCGGCGTCGCATTCGAGGGCTCGACCGACGAGTCGATCCGGATGCTGCTGGGCGACGTCCGCGCCGACGCGCTCGATCACGAATATGGCTACTGGTTCGCGGCGGCCGATCGGCCGATGGCCGGAATCGCACTGTCCCCCTTGCCCGGCGGGCGGCAATTCCAGTTCGCCGCCCCGCTGGACGACGACGCCGAACCGACCCTCGCGGTGCTGCAGGAGTACCTCCACCGCTATTCCGGACGCACCGACGTCACGCTCACCGACCTCACCTGGGTCACCGTGTGGCGGCCGAATGTCCGGTTGGCCGCACGCTTCCGGGACGGCCGGGTGTTCCTGGCCGGGGACGCGGCACATGTGCACCCGCCGACCGGCGGGCAAGGGTTGAACACCGGCATCCAGGACGCGTACAACCTCGGCTGGAAGCTGGCCGCCGCGCTACACGGGGACGAATCACTGCTGGACAGCTACGAATCCGAACGCCGCACGGTCGCGGCGCGGGTGCTCGGCGTCAGCTCCGCACTGCTCGACAAGCTGAAAGACGGCGACGAGGACGCGATGGAACGCGGCCCGGAGACACAGCAATTGGATATCAGCTACCGGGATCCGGCCGCGCACGGGCCGCTCGTCCCCGGCGATCGCGCGCCCGACGCACCGCTGAAAGACCTGGCGGGCAAGCCGATTCGCCTGTTCGACCTCTTCCGTGGTCCGCACGCGACCGTGCTGTGCTTCGGCGAAACCGGTGCACTGCCCGCGATTGCGGACGCTGAGGTGTACGCGGTGGTGCGGCCCGGGACCGCAACGCAGAACCGGCACGTCATCGATGTCGAGGGCCACGCGTTCGCCGCTTATCACGCGGTCGACGGCACCCGGATCACGGTCCGGCCGGACGGTTACCTCGGTACCCGTGCCTGAATCGGCCTCAGCCGAAGAAGCTGCCGATCGTATCCCAGCCGAGTACCGAATCGACCGCGAGACCGCAGAACACCACGGCCAGATAGTTGTTCGACTGCAGGAACAGCCGCAGCGGCTTCACCGACTCGCCGCGCCGCACGCCCGCGTACAACTGGTGCGCCATGAGCAGGAACCACGCGCCGGCCACCAGCGCGACGGCGGCGTAGACCACGCCGGTGGCGGGCACCAGCGCCAGCGTGGTGAGCACGGTGAGCCAGGTGTAGATGACGATCTGCTTGGTCACCGCCTGCTCGGTGGCCACGACCGGCAGCATCGGCACGCCCGCCGCGCGGTAGTCCTCCTTGTAGCGCATGGCCAGCGCCCAGGTGTGCGGCGGCGTCCAGAAGAAGATGACACCGAACAGGGCGATCGCGGGCCAGCCGATGCCGCCCGTCGCCGCGGACCAGCCGACCAGGGCGGGCATGCACCCGGCCGCGCCGCCCCACACCACGTTCTGCGAGGTGCGGCGCTTCAGGCCGAGGGTGTAGACGAAGACGTAGAACAGGATCGTCGCGACCACGAGCGCGCCCGAAAGCAGGTTCGCCTGCCACCACAGCCAGGCGAACGAGGCCACGCCGAGCACGACGCCGAACACGAAGGCGTGCGAGGTGGGCACCGCCTCCCGGGCCAGCGGGCGCTTCGCGGTGCGCTTCATCACCTTGTCGATATCGGCGTCGGCGACACAGTTCAGCGTGTTCGCGCTCGCCGCGCCCATCCAGCCGCCGAACAGGGTGACCAGGATGAGCCGGATGTCGATGGTGCCGCGGTCGGCGAGCAGCATCGTCGGGATCGTCGCGACGAGCAGCAATTCGATGACGCGCGGCTTGGTGAGCGCGATGTAGGCGAGCACTCGTCGCATCACTCGGGACGGCAGGCCCGGTCCGGTGAACCGTTCGGTCAGCACCGTCGGAGCGGAGCCGTGCGCGCCATTGCCACCCGGCTGTTGCCCAATCCGCACTGTTTCTCCTCGCACGCTGTGCATCGCCTCCGGCATGGACCAAGCAGCGCGCGCGTTCCCGCTGTGCTGGATGCGCGAGACCTGGACATACGTCCGCCTCGGCGCCCCTTCAGCCGATGCGGCGCGGCTACTACTACAGAGGATGGTAGACCCCCACCGACCCCGCCCTTTCCAGAGCCCCAAGCAACCGGACCCGAATTGTGGTCCACCACACCACCGCTTGCACACCCGACACCAACCAGCCCACCCAACGCCCCCACCACAGAGCAAGCCCGACGAGCGACCCGTTCGCGGCCGTCTCGCATGCGCGAAACCACCCATCTGCTCGCACACACCGCGCCCCCACCGCTTGCACACCCGACACCAACCAGCCCACCCAACGCCCCCACCACGGAGCGAGTCTTACGAGCGACCGTTCGCGGCCGTCTCGTTTCTCAGCTGTCGAAGCGCATGCGCCGCAGGCGCGAGTCTCGACAGCTGAGAAACGAGACAAAGGGGCCGCGAACCCCGCCGCGCCCGCGCGGCATTAAACACAGGGTTACTCTCATGCCGCTCATGGGGCACATCTAGGGTGGTTGGGGTACACACCCGGTATGCACACCGTCGCTGCCGCGCGTTCATCGCCGCCAGCAAGCCGCCGTCGACGAAACCAATGTCAGGAGAACCTCGGTCGTGTCAGTCACAGACGACATCCGCGCCCTCACTCAGCCGAACCACCCGGACGACTGGACGGATCTGGACACCAAGGCCGTCGACACTGTCCGAGTGCTTGCCGCCGACGCGGTGCAGAACGCCGGGAACGGGCATCCCGGTACCGCGATGAGTTTGGCGCCGTTGGCCTATTCGCTCTATCAGCGCACCATGCGGATCGATCCGAGTGATCCGTCGTGGGTCGGCCGGGACCGTTTCGTGCTGTCCTGCGGGCATTCCAGCATCACCCAGTACATCCAGCTCTACCTGGCTGGTTTCGGCTTGGAGTTGGATGATCTGAAGAACCTGCGCAAGTGGGGTTCGCTCACGCCGGGTCACCCCGAGTTCCGGCACACCGACGGCGTCGAGATCACCACGGGCCCGCTGGGTCAGGGTCTGGCTTCCGCGGTCGGTATGGCGATGGCCGCACGCCGCGAGCGTGGGTTGTTCGATCCGAGCGCCGCGCCGGGCACCAGCCCGTTCGATCATTTCATCTATGTCGTCGCGTCCGACGGTGACATGGAGGAGGGCGTCACCTCCGAGGCGTCGTCGCTGGCGGGCACCCAGCAGCTCGGCAATCTCGTGCTGATCTACGACGACAACAAGATTTCCATCGAGGACGACACCACCATCGCGTTCACCGAGGATGTCGCCAAGCGCTACGAGGCGTACGGCTGGCACGTGCAGGTGGTCGAGGGCGGCGAGGACGTCGTCGCCATCGAGGGTGCGCTGGCGGCCGCGAAGGCCGAACTCGATCGCCCATCGATCATCGTCCTGCGCACCATCATCGGCTACCCGGCCCCGAACAAGATGAACACCGGCGCCGCGCACGGCGCCGCGCTGGGCGCCGACGAGGTGGCCGCCACCAAGAAGGTGCTCGGTTTCGATCCGGAGCAGACCTTCGAGGTCGCGCCCGAGGTCATCGCGCACACCCGCAAGGTGGTCGAGCGCGGCCAGGCGGCGCACGCGCAGTGGCAGCAGCAGTTCGACAAGTGGGCGCAGGCCAACCCGGCCGGCAAGGAGCTGTTCGACCGGCTCGCCAAGCGCGACCTGCCGACCGGCTGGGCCGCGAATCTGCCGACGTACGAGGCGGATCCGAAGGGCATGGCCACCCGGAAGGCGTCCGGCAAGGTGCTCGCCGCGCTCGCGCCGGTGCTGCCGGAGCTGTGGGGCGGCTCGGCCGACCTGGCCGAGTCCAACAACACCACGATGCCCGACACCCCGAGCTTCGGCCCGGAGTCGATCTCGACCGGCATGTGGAAGGCCGATCCGTACGGCCGCACACTGCACTTCGGTGTGCGCGAGCACGCGATGGGCGCGATCCTGAACGGCATCGCGCTGCACGGTCCGACCCGTCCGTACGGCGGCACCTTCCTGGTGTTCAGCGACTACATGCGCCCCGCGGTCCGGCTGGCCGCGCTGATGCGCGTGCCCGCCATCTACGTGTGGACGCACGATTCGATCGGCCTCGGCGAGGACGGTCCGACGCATCAGCCGATCGAGCACCTCGCCGCGCTGCGCGCGATCCCCGGCCTGAACGTGGTGCGCCCCGGTGACGCCAACGAGACCACCTACGCGTGGCGCACCATTCTCGAGCGGGACAGCAGCGAGCACACCTCGCACTTCTCCGTCTCCGAGCCCGCGCACCAGGACGGCCCGTCGGCGCTCGCGCTGACCCGCCAGGACCTGCCGATCCAGGAGGGCACCAGCTTCGAGGGCGTGGCCAAGGGCGGCTATGTGCTCGCCGAGGCGTCCACCGGCACACCGCAGGTGATCCTGATCGCCACCGGTTCGGAGCTGCAGCTCGCCGTCGCGGCCCGCACTACGCTGGAGGAGCAGGGCATCGGCACCCGCGTGGTCTCGATGCCGTGTGTGGAGTGGTTCGACGCGCAGGACAAGGCGTACCGGGACGAGGTGCTCCCGCCGTCGGTGGGTGCGCGAGTCGCGGTCGAGGCCGGTATCGCGATGCCGTGGCACCGGTTCGTCGGTGACGCGGGCGAGATCGTCTCGATCGAGCATTTCGGTGCGTCCGCCGATTTCAAGACCCTGTTCCGCGAGTTCGGGATCACCGCCGAAAACGTCGTTGCCGCCGCGCAGCGCACACTCGAGAACGTGAAGGGATAAGCGCTCATGGCACAGAACGAGAATCTCGCCGCCCTCTCCGCGGCAGGTGTGTCCGTATGGCTCGACGACCTGTCCAGGGACCGGATCCAGTCCGGCAATCTCGCCGAGCTGATCGCCACCCGCAGCGTGGTCGGCGTGACCACCAACCCGACCATCTTTCAGGGCGCGCTGAGCCAGGGGCACGCCTACGACGGACAGCTGAAAGAGCTTGCCGCCCAAGGCGCCGACGCCGACGCCGCGATCCGCATCATCACCACCGACGACGTGCGTTCGGCCTGTGACGTGTTCACCGAGGTGTTCGAGGCGTCCAACGGCGTGGACGGCCGGGTCTCGATCGAGGTCGACCCCCGCTTCGCCTTCGACGCGGACAAGACCGTCGCACAGGCCATCGACCTGTGGAAGACCGTCGACCGGCCGAACCTGTTCATCAAGATCCCGGCCACCGAGGCGGGCCTGCCCGCGATCAGCAAGGTGATCGCCGAGGGCATCAGCGTGAACGTCACGCTGATCTTCTCGGTCGCGCGTTACCGCGCGGTGATGGGCGCCTACCTCGACGGTCTGCGCAGCGCCAAGATCGCGGGTCACGATCTCGGCAAGATCCATTCGGTGGCTTCGTTCTTCGTGTCCCGGGTGGACACCGAGATCGACAAGCGGCTCGAGGCGATCGGCACCGAGGAGGCGCTGGCCCTGCGCGGGCAGGCCGGTATCGCCAACGCCCGCTTGGCTTATGCCGAATACCAGGACGTGTTCGACGGCGGCAAGCACACCTCGACCTACAACCACCTGGGCGCGGCGGGCGCGAACCGGCAGCGGCCGCTGTGGGCCTCGACCGGCGTGAAGAACCCGGAGTACTCCGACGTCATGTACGTCACCGAGCTGGTGGGCAAGAACACGGTGAACACCCTGCCGGAGAAGACGCTCGAGGCCGTCGCCGATCACGGCGAGGTCCGTGGCGACACGGTCAGCGGCACCGCGGCGCAGGCCCAGGAGGTCTTCGACAAGCTGTCCGCAGCCGGGATCGACCTCGACGACGTGTTCCAGGTGCTCGAGACCGAAGGCGTGGACAAGTTCGAGAAGTCGTGGGGCGAACTGCTTTCCGCCACGACCGAAGAGCTCACCGCGGCCGGGAACAACTGACCCGATGGCCGGCCCGAAAACCCAAACCTGGCAGAACCCGCTGCGCGACGAGCGGGACAAGCGGGTGCCGCGCATCGCGGGCCCGTGCAGCATGGTGATCTTCGGTGTCACCGGTGACCTGTCCCGGAAAAAGTTGATGCCGGCCATCTACGACCTCGCGAACCGGGGGCTGCTGCCCCCGGGTTTCGCGCTGGTCGGCTTCGCCCGGCGCGACTACGCGGACGAGGACTTCGCCGAGGTCGTGCTCGACGCGGTGAAGGCGCACGCGCGCACGCCATTCCGTCAGGAGGTCTGGGACCACCTGGCCGAGGGCATCCGCTTCGTGCAGGGCTCCTTCGACGACGACACCGCGTTCGCCACGCTGTCCGACACCTTGGCCAAGTTGGACAAGGATCGCGGCACCGGCGGGAATCACGCCTTCTACCTGTCGATTCCGCCGAACATGTTCCCCGTGGTGCTCGACCAGCTCTCCGAACACGGTCTCGCACAACCGACCACGACCGACGCGGCCGGTCGCAAGCCGTGGCGGCGGGTGGTGATCGAGAAGCCGTTCGGGCACGACCTGGAAAGCGCCCAGGAGCTCAACGAGCTGGTCAACCGGGTGTTCCCGGAGGAGACGGTGTTCCGCATCGACCACTATCTCGGTAAGGAGACGGTGCAGAACATCCTGGCGCTGCGCTTCGCCAACCAGCTCTACGATCCGATCTGGAACGCCAACTACGTCGACCATGTGCAGATCACCATGGCCGAGGACATCGGATTGGGCGGGCGCGCAGGCTATTACGACGGCATCGGCGCGGCCCGCGACGTGATCCAGAACCACCTGCTGCAACTGCTCGCGCTCACCGCGATGGAAGAGCCGATCAGCTTCCAGCCCAAGCAGTTACAGGCCGAGAAGATCAAGGTGCTCTCCGCCACCAAACTCGTCGAGCCGCTCGACGAGACGACGGCGCGCGGGCAGTACGCCGAAGGCTGGCAGGGCGGCGAGCACGTGGTGGGCTTGCTCGACGAGGAGGGTTTCGACCCGCAGTCGCGCACGGAGACCTACGCCGCGATCACCCTGGAGGTCGACACGCGCCGCTGGGCGGGCGTGCCGTTCTATCTCCGTACCGGAAAACGCTTGGGCCGCCGGGTCACCGAGATCGCGGTGATGTTCAAGCGCGCCCCGCACCTGCCGTTCGACCAGACCATGACCGAGGATCTCGGGCAGAACGCGCTGGTCATCCGGGTGCAGCCGGACGAGGGCATCACCACCCGGTTCGGGTCGAAGGTGCCGGGGTCGAGCATGGAAGTGCGCGACGTCAACATGGATTTCAGCTACGGCGAGGCGTTCACCGAATCCTCCCCCGAGGCCTACGAGCGTCTGATCCTCGATGTGCTGCTCGGGGTGCCGTCGCTGTTCCCGGTGAACGCGGAGGTCGAATTGTCCTGGAGCATCCTGGATCCGGTGCTCGAGCACTGGTCCACCGAAGGCAAGCCCGAGCCCTACGAGGCGGGCACCTGGGGTCCGGCCTCGGCCGACGAGATGCTCGCCCGCACCGGGCGGGAATGGCGGCGGCCATGATCATCGATATGCCGGACACCACCACCGGCGAGGTCACCAAGCGGATCGTGCAGCTGCGCGAGAGCAACGGCGTGATCACCATGATGCGGGTGCTCACCCTGGTGGTGTGCACGCTGGACAGCTCCGAGGCCGAGGACGCGATCGACGCCGCCAACGACGCCAGCCGCGAACACCCTTGCCGGGTCGTCGTTCTCGCGCGCGGTGACCGGGAGGCCGAAACCCGGCTGGACGCCCAGATCCGGGTCGGCGGCGACGCGGGCGCGGCCGAGGTGATCGTGCTGCGGTTGCAGGGCGAGCTGATCAATCACGAGAGCAGCGTCGTCATCCCGTTCCTGCTGCCGGACACCCCCGTGGTGGCCTGGTGGCCGCGCGGGGCCCCGGAGTTCCCGTCCAAGGACTCGGTGGGGCGCTTGGCGACTCGGCGCATCACCGACGCCACCTTCGCGGCCGATCCGCAGGCGACGATCAAGAAGCGGCTGGAATCCTATTCCACCGGCGATACCGATCTGGCGTGGAGCCGGATCACCTACTGGCGCGCGCTGCTCGCCGCCGCGCTGGACGAACCGCCGTACGAGCCGGTCGAATCGGTGCTCGTATCCGGGCTGCGCAACGAACCGGCCCTGGACATCCTCGCGGGCTGGCTCGCCATCCGCCTGGACTGCCCGGTGCGCCGCCGCTCCGGCGCGCTGAAGGTGGAGATCCACCGGCCGTCGGTGTCCGTCGCGATCGAACGCCCGCAGACCGGGCGCACCGCGACACTGACCCGCACCGGCGACCCTGACCAGCGAATTGCCTTGGCCCGCCGGGAAACTCGGGACTGCCTGGCGGAGGAGCTGCGTAGACTCGACGCCGATGAGATCTATGCAGAAGCTCTCGCCGGAATCGAGAAGGTGACCTATGAGTGAAACCGGAACGCAGGACAACGACACCTCCGCCAGCGACACCGTCGAGGTCCACGTGGACACCGACTCGCTGGTCGCCGCCGCGGCCGCCAAATTCGTCGACGTCGTGGTCGCGGCCCAGGCCGCCCGCGGGTCCGCCTCCGTGGTGCTGACCGGTGGCGGCACCGGCATCGGCCTGCTCGAGGTGGTTCGCAAGGCCCCCGGCGCCATCGACTGGTCCCAGCTCGACGTGTTCTGGGGCGACGAACGATTCGTGCCCGCCGCCGACGGGGAACGCAACGACCTGCAAGCCCGCCAGGCCCTGCTCGACCATGTCCCGGTCGATCCGGCCCGCGTGCACCCGGTCGCGGCCTCCGACGGCGAATACCCCGACCCGATCGAGGCCGCCGCCGAATACTCCGCCGCGGTCCACGCCTACCTCGCCGAACACGGCGCCTTCGACCTGCACCTGCTCGGCATGGGCGGCGAAGGGCACGTCAACTCGCTGTTCCCCGACACCGACGCGGTCCGCGAAGACCACGAACTCGTTGTCGCCGTGACGAATTCGCCCAAGCCGCCGCCGGTCCGGGTCACCCTCACGGTGCCCGCCATCCGCCGCACCCGCCACGTCGTCCTGGTCGTCGGCGGTGCCGCCAAGGCCGAGGCCGTCGCCGCCGCCATCGCCGGCGCCGACCCCGTCGACATCCCCGCCGCGGGTGCCGTGGGCCTCGAATCCACCACCTGGTTGCTCGACCAGCCCGCCGCCTCCGCGCTCCAACTCCCGGACTGAGTAGCGCACACCCCGCCGTCTTCCCGACTGAGGTAGCGCACCCCGCCGTCCCCCGGACGGCGGGGTTCCCTCACGAACGTTCCGTCGGCGCGCGGCCGCTGCCGCGCGCGTTTTGGTGTCGCGCGCGCGTGTCAGTCAAAGGACACGCGCGCGGGACGACAAAAGGTGCGCGGCGCGTCGAACACGATTCGCTACGGGGCTGTACGGTCCCAGAGCCGAGCGGCCGCCGGCAGTCCGGCTGCATATCCGGCGTTATGGTGTGGTGACAGGAAAAAGTTCGGCGGGATCTAGGAGGGCGCGCATAATCGTCGGCGGTGGGGATACAGTGGGGCCGTGAGCGAGCGGGAAGCTGTTTCCGGGGCGAGTCCGGGCAAGGTTCTTGACGAACGGTTTCGGGCGGCGGTCGGCGCATTGCCCGCGGGGGTGCGCCGCGCGGCGGGCCTCGAGGTCGCGCCGGGGGTCAGCGGGGTGACCCTGCTGGAACTGTTCGAGTCCCAGGCGACGAGCAGACAGCTGGATTTGGCCGCGCGGCAATTGGGG
This genomic stretch from Nocardia brasiliensis ATCC 700358 harbors:
- the pgl gene encoding 6-phosphogluconolactonase, with the translated sequence MSETGTQDNDTSASDTVEVHVDTDSLVAAAAAKFVDVVVAAQAARGSASVVLTGGGTGIGLLEVVRKAPGAIDWSQLDVFWGDERFVPAADGERNDLQARQALLDHVPVDPARVHPVAASDGEYPDPIEAAAEYSAAVHAYLAEHGAFDLHLLGMGGEGHVNSLFPDTDAVREDHELVVAVTNSPKPPPVRVTLTVPAIRRTRHVVLVVGGAAKAEAVAAAIAGADPVDIPAAGAVGLESTTWLLDQPAASALQLPD
- the zwf gene encoding glucose-6-phosphate dehydrogenase, whose protein sequence is MAGPKTQTWQNPLRDERDKRVPRIAGPCSMVIFGVTGDLSRKKLMPAIYDLANRGLLPPGFALVGFARRDYADEDFAEVVLDAVKAHARTPFRQEVWDHLAEGIRFVQGSFDDDTAFATLSDTLAKLDKDRGTGGNHAFYLSIPPNMFPVVLDQLSEHGLAQPTTTDAAGRKPWRRVVIEKPFGHDLESAQELNELVNRVFPEETVFRIDHYLGKETVQNILALRFANQLYDPIWNANYVDHVQITMAEDIGLGGRAGYYDGIGAARDVIQNHLLQLLALTAMEEPISFQPKQLQAEKIKVLSATKLVEPLDETTARGQYAEGWQGGEHVVGLLDEEGFDPQSRTETYAAITLEVDTRRWAGVPFYLRTGKRLGRRVTEIAVMFKRAPHLPFDQTMTEDLGQNALVIRVQPDEGITTRFGSKVPGSSMEVRDVNMDFSYGEAFTESSPEAYERLILDVLLGVPSLFPVNAEVELSWSILDPVLEHWSTEGKPEPYEAGTWGPASADEMLARTGREWRRP
- the tal gene encoding transaldolase — its product is MAQNENLAALSAAGVSVWLDDLSRDRIQSGNLAELIATRSVVGVTTNPTIFQGALSQGHAYDGQLKELAAQGADADAAIRIITTDDVRSACDVFTEVFEASNGVDGRVSIEVDPRFAFDADKTVAQAIDLWKTVDRPNLFIKIPATEAGLPAISKVIAEGISVNVTLIFSVARYRAVMGAYLDGLRSAKIAGHDLGKIHSVASFFVSRVDTEIDKRLEAIGTEEALALRGQAGIANARLAYAEYQDVFDGGKHTSTYNHLGAAGANRQRPLWASTGVKNPEYSDVMYVTELVGKNTVNTLPEKTLEAVADHGEVRGDTVSGTAAQAQEVFDKLSAAGIDLDDVFQVLETEGVDKFEKSWGELLSATTEELTAAGNN
- a CDS encoding FAD-dependent monooxygenase is translated as MPDQVLIAGSGPTGLTLAIDLARRDIPVRIVDQAAEFFAGSRGDGIQPRTLEVFDDLGVLDAVLAAGRSAPIMRVHLGGEFIGERIMREPVDPTPAVPYPNAWMLGQSRTEAILRDRLAELGVQVELGTALDIFTQDATGVTATLHRDGVAETVRAAYLVGADGGRSTVRKTLGVAFEGSTDESIRMLLGDVRADALDHEYGYWFAAADRPMAGIALSPLPGGRQFQFAAPLDDDAEPTLAVLQEYLHRYSGRTDVTLTDLTWVTVWRPNVRLAARFRDGRVFLAGDAAHVHPPTGGQGLNTGIQDAYNLGWKLAAALHGDESLLDSYESERRTVAARVLGVSSALLDKLKDGDEDAMERGPETQQLDISYRDPAAHGPLVPGDRAPDAPLKDLAGKPIRLFDLFRGPHATVLCFGETGALPAIADAEVYAVVRPGTATQNRHVIDVEGHAFAAYHAVDGTRITVRPDGYLGTRA
- the tkt gene encoding transketolase, giving the protein MSVTDDIRALTQPNHPDDWTDLDTKAVDTVRVLAADAVQNAGNGHPGTAMSLAPLAYSLYQRTMRIDPSDPSWVGRDRFVLSCGHSSITQYIQLYLAGFGLELDDLKNLRKWGSLTPGHPEFRHTDGVEITTGPLGQGLASAVGMAMAARRERGLFDPSAAPGTSPFDHFIYVVASDGDMEEGVTSEASSLAGTQQLGNLVLIYDDNKISIEDDTTIAFTEDVAKRYEAYGWHVQVVEGGEDVVAIEGALAAAKAELDRPSIIVLRTIIGYPAPNKMNTGAAHGAALGADEVAATKKVLGFDPEQTFEVAPEVIAHTRKVVERGQAAHAQWQQQFDKWAQANPAGKELFDRLAKRDLPTGWAANLPTYEADPKGMATRKASGKVLAALAPVLPELWGGSADLAESNNTTMPDTPSFGPESISTGMWKADPYGRTLHFGVREHAMGAILNGIALHGPTRPYGGTFLVFSDYMRPAVRLAALMRVPAIYVWTHDSIGLGEDGPTHQPIEHLAALRAIPGLNVVRPGDANETTYAWRTILERDSSEHTSHFSVSEPAHQDGPSALALTRQDLPIQEGTSFEGVAKGGYVLAEASTGTPQVILIATGSELQLAVAARTTLEEQGIGTRVVSMPCVEWFDAQDKAYRDEVLPPSVGARVAVEAGIAMPWHRFVGDAGEIVSIEHFGASADFKTLFREFGITAENVVAAAQRTLENVKG
- a CDS encoding heme o synthase, coding for MPEAMHSVRGETVRIGQQPGGNGAHGSAPTVLTERFTGPGLPSRVMRRVLAYIALTKPRVIELLLVATIPTMLLADRGTIDIRLILVTLFGGWMGAASANTLNCVADADIDKVMKRTAKRPLAREAVPTSHAFVFGVVLGVASFAWLWWQANLLSGALVVATILFYVFVYTLGLKRRTSQNVVWGGAAGCMPALVGWSAATGGIGWPAIALFGVIFFWTPPHTWALAMRYKEDYRAAGVPMLPVVATEQAVTKQIVIYTWLTVLTTLALVPATGVVYAAVALVAGAWFLLMAHQLYAGVRRGESVKPLRLFLQSNNYLAVVFCGLAVDSVLGWDTIGSFFG
- the opcA gene encoding glucose-6-phosphate dehydrogenase assembly protein OpcA, producing the protein MIIDMPDTTTGEVTKRIVQLRESNGVITMMRVLTLVVCTLDSSEAEDAIDAANDASREHPCRVVVLARGDREAETRLDAQIRVGGDAGAAEVIVLRLQGELINHESSVVIPFLLPDTPVVAWWPRGAPEFPSKDSVGRLATRRITDATFAADPQATIKKRLESYSTGDTDLAWSRITYWRALLAAALDEPPYEPVESVLVSGLRNEPALDILAGWLAIRLDCPVRRRSGALKVEIHRPSVSVAIERPQTGRTATLTRTGDPDQRIALARRETRDCLAEELRRLDADEIYAEALAGIEKVTYE